TTTGTCCGCCCTGGGCGATGTCACCCACGTGGTGCCGCTGGTGCGGACCCTGCAGCAGGCCAGGCCGGGCACGCCGCTGCACTGGATCATCGACAAGGCCGGGCACAAACTGCTCGACGGCCTGCCCGGCGTGGTCTTCCACCCCTACGACAAGAAGACCGGCCTGGCCGGCATGCGGGCGCTGAAGGCGACCTTCCCGCCCGGCCGTTTCGAAGCGCTGCTGCAGATGCAGGTGGCCTTCCGCGCCAATGTGCTGTCGGCGTTCGTGCCGGCCGTGCGCCGCATCGGCTACGACAAGGCGCGTTCGAAGGACCTTCACGGGCTTTTCATCAACGAACGCATTCCCGACCGCCCCGGCATCCACGTGCTGGACGCGATCGGCAGCTTCAGCGAGCCGCTGGGCATCGTCCAGCACCAGGTCAGCTGGGATCTGGCGGTGCCGCCTGCCGCGGTGGAATGGGCGCAGGCGCAGTGGCAGGACGACGGCCGCCCGGTGCTGATGATCTCGCCCTGCTCCAGCCATGTGCGCCGCAACTGGTACGCCGACCGCTACGCCGCCGTGGCCAACCATGCCACCGCGCGCGGCTGGCGGGTGGTGCTGTGCGGGGGCCGCAGTGAACTGGAGCGCGGCATGAGCGATGCCATCCTGGCCCAGCTGGATACCCCGGCGCTGGACCTGGTGGGCAAGGACACGCTGAAGCAGCTGCCGGCGCTGCTGGCGCGTGCCGCGCTGGTGATGACCCCGGACTCCGGCCCGATGCACATCGCCAACGCCATGGGCACCAAGGTGCTGGGCCTGCACGCGGCCAGCAACCCGCACCGCAGCGGCCCCTACTCCGACCGGCGCTACTGCGTGGACCGTTACGACGATGCCGCGCGAAAGTTTTTGGGCAAGCCGGCCAGCGAACTGAAGTGGGGCGCGAAGGTCGAGTTCGACGACGTGATGCAGTTGATCACGGTGGAGGACGGGATTGCGGCGTTCGAGCGCTACGTGGCCGATCACCGGCCCGGGTAATCGGTTGGCCGGGAACGTCCTCCGACGTCAGGCGATGCGGGGTTGCCGGCCAGCGGCCGGCACTACCTTGCGGCGTGGTGGTTGACGGCCAGCGGCCGGCATTACCGGGCCGCGTAATCCTTGTACGACTTCTCTTCCACGTAGCTCGAGCCCAGCGCCAGGTTGATGGCCTTCTTGATGCGGGCGCGCTCGTCGTTCTGCAGGTACACGCTGCGGGCCAGCGCAACGAAGTCCTCGTTGAAGGCCTGCGCCTTGTCCTGCAGGCGGATGTTGTCCTCGATGTCCCACAGGCGCTCGTTGACCGCCTTCAGGTCGGCACGCAGGCGCGCGATGTCCTTGACCGCGGCCGGGTGCGCCATCCAGGTCTTGTCCAGCGCGCTCAGCTCGGCGTGGATGTTGGCCAGCTTGGCCGCATCGTCGATGCGCTCGGATTTGATCTGCAGGATCGAGATCTTGTCCAGCAGCTCGCCAAAGGACACGGGAACAAGGATTTCAGCGGTCATGGGGGCCATCCGTTACAGGTGGCCGCCAGTTTAACGGACGTGGCGTGGAACGCAGGTGGGCGGTTGTCAGCCGTTGCTCCTGCCTTCGCGTTCGGCAGTGTCTCCGTTGGCGCGCAACCCGAACCAAGGCACAAGCCCCTCTGTTGAGGGGCTGCCCCGACAGGGGCGGGGAGAGGCAGGCAAAGGGACCGGGCCCAAACGCTGCACAGCAGCGTTTGGGGCGACGGCGCGCAGCGCCGTCGCATCCCGCGCCAGACACAAAGAAAAAGGGCCGCCCAACGGGCAGCCCTTTTTCTTTGTGTCTGGCGGAGAGGGGGGGATTCGAACCCCCGAGGCGCTATAAACGCCTGCCTGATTTCGAGTCAGGTACATTCAACCGCTCTGCCACCTCTCCAGATGGTCCCGGCGAACCGGGACGCGAATGATACGGGCAGGACGCGCTGACGACAAGTCATTCCGCACCGGCGAAGTGAATTTCTTCTGTATGGATGCCTTGCCGGATGTCCGGCGGGCCGCGATCATGCCGTTATCCCCCGCAACGCCCCTTTGGCTGCAGCCCACCCATGATCGAATTCGGACATCTCACCCACCCCGGCCTGCGCCGTGACCTCAACGAGGACACCTACTACGGCGATGGCGAACTGGCGTTGTGGCTGGTGGCCGATGGCATGGGCGGGCACGCCTGCGGCGAAGTGGCCAGCGCGCTGGCGCGCGAGACCATCGTGCGCGAGATCCGCCACGGCGCCACGCTGGCGCACGCCATCCGGGTGGCCGATGAGGAGATCATCCGCACCTCGCGCCGCCGCAACGACAGCCTGCCGATGGGCACCACCGTGGTGGCCGCGCGGGTCCAGGGCAACC
This is a stretch of genomic DNA from Stenotrophomonas rhizophila. It encodes these proteins:
- a CDS encoding glycosyltransferase family 9 protein, translated to MAPTSSSLCLLRLSALGDVTHVVPLVRTLQQARPGTPLHWIIDKAGHKLLDGLPGVVFHPYDKKTGLAGMRALKATFPPGRFEALLQMQVAFRANVLSAFVPAVRRIGYDKARSKDLHGLFINERIPDRPGIHVLDAIGSFSEPLGIVQHQVSWDLAVPPAAVEWAQAQWQDDGRPVLMISPCSSHVRRNWYADRYAAVANHATARGWRVVLCGGRSELERGMSDAILAQLDTPALDLVGKDTLKQLPALLARAALVMTPDSGPMHIANAMGTKVLGLHAASNPHRSGPYSDRRYCVDRYDDAARKFLGKPASELKWGAKVEFDDVMQLITVEDGIAAFERYVADHRPG
- a CDS encoding DUF6165 family protein, with the translated sequence MTAEILVPVSFGELLDKISILQIKSERIDDAAKLANIHAELSALDKTWMAHPAAVKDIARLRADLKAVNERLWDIEDNIRLQDKAQAFNEDFVALARSVYLQNDERARIKKAINLALGSSYVEEKSYKDYAAR